Proteins from a genomic interval of Stenotrophomonas maltophilia:
- a CDS encoding endonuclease (3' incision activity; acts with UvrC), translating to MSSMRNVLHRDLVSKAASLPRLPGVYTFHDEAGAALYIGKSVDIRRRVLDHLRAPDEQRLVGRTDGFSCIRTAGDIGAQLLEARLIKQAKPLFNRKLRRNKRLCTIVLAADGVRIEDVHGADPAQAHGLFPGRHAAIAALQRLADEHQLCYGRLGIESVRAGAPCFRHLLRRCAGVCNGSEPALAHDERLRSGLVGYHRRAWPYAGAIGIEEHSADMRQIHVVRNWTYLGSAPTIAAARRLDTPAVGFDRDGYSVLARPLVGASVKVIAL from the coding sequence ATGTCTTCCATGCGCAACGTCCTCCATCGCGATCTCGTGTCCAAGGCCGCATCGCTGCCCCGGTTGCCTGGGGTATACACCTTCCACGATGAGGCGGGAGCCGCGCTGTACATCGGCAAGAGCGTGGACATCCGGCGACGGGTGCTGGACCACCTTCGGGCGCCGGACGAACAACGGCTTGTCGGCAGGACCGACGGGTTTTCCTGCATCCGTACCGCCGGTGACATCGGGGCGCAGCTGCTGGAAGCGCGGCTGATCAAGCAGGCCAAGCCGCTGTTCAACAGGAAGCTTCGCCGCAACAAGCGACTGTGCACGATCGTGCTGGCGGCTGACGGGGTCCGCATCGAGGATGTCCACGGCGCCGATCCTGCTCAGGCCCATGGATTGTTCCCCGGCCGTCATGCCGCCATCGCCGCACTGCAGCGCCTGGCGGACGAGCACCAGCTCTGCTACGGGCGGCTGGGGATCGAATCGGTGCGCGCCGGGGCGCCCTGCTTCCGCCACCTGCTCAGGCGCTGCGCGGGCGTCTGCAACGGCAGCGAACCGGCTTTGGCACATGACGAACGCCTGCGAAGTGGCCTGGTGGGCTACCACCGGCGGGCATGGCCCTACGCAGGTGCGATTGGCATCGAAGAGCACTCGGCGGACATGCGGCAGATCCATGTGGTGCGTAACTGGACGTACCTGGGCTCGGCGCCGACGATCGCGGCAGCGCGAAGGCTCGATACGCCAGCAGTCGGTTTTGATCGTGACGGCTACAGCGTGCTTGCAAGGCCACTGGTCGGTGCGTCGGTGAAGGTCATCGCGCTCTAG
- a CDS encoding PepSY-associated TM helix domain-containing protein, with protein sequence MSWLHTWCGLASGWLLCAIFLTGTLSVFREPITRWMEAGPMPASSPAMDAGAQAARAQQWLATHAADAQAWQIRWPAQQGWPLELSWEEGDGIAHERWVDASTGMPQPPPRLRETEGGRHFMSFHYTLHGGMAGYWLVGWITACMLLALVSGVVVHKRIFKDFFTFRPGKGQRSWLDAHNLSAVLTLPFLFMIGYTGLAFFYSSYLPWPVHATYGDADGAYARYEAELAPAQPVPPAILVSIARLPDLPQLLARAQAISGQSPAQIIIQTPGTVHSVVEVVGRKPVEGAERRLLTEASRITFDAASGTLLQQHASHPHGVGAAQVHESIEALHKADFGGWPMKWLYFISGLLGTAMIAIGTLLFSIKRRKRSEHEFGAPTAGIYRWMEAFNVVSLAGIALASIVYFHANRLLPLAMTDRSGWEIRIFLLAWAVSLLHALWRPPRQAWIEQLWLAAVLCLALPLVNLATTGQHLVMYLQRGAWQQAGVELTALAFGLVLARMAVMLQRRWPQVQEAPRSAKPVEGRGAGYRWQVAGRVLAASAGGYAFTAATATALALGLPALTDVPPAVSVLASSLLGFVLMVAVGVGVFSARSMGRAWLALAVGGGFMALCIALLRSGSM encoded by the coding sequence ATGTCGTGGCTGCATACCTGGTGTGGCCTTGCCAGTGGCTGGCTGCTGTGCGCGATCTTCCTGACCGGCACGCTCAGCGTGTTCCGTGAGCCGATCACGCGCTGGATGGAGGCCGGTCCCATGCCGGCCTCCTCGCCAGCGATGGACGCGGGAGCGCAGGCGGCACGTGCGCAGCAATGGCTGGCCACCCACGCCGCCGATGCGCAGGCATGGCAGATCCGTTGGCCTGCCCAGCAAGGGTGGCCGCTGGAACTGTCATGGGAGGAGGGCGACGGCATCGCGCACGAACGCTGGGTGGATGCCAGCACGGGCATGCCACAACCGCCACCTCGCCTACGGGAAACCGAGGGCGGGCGCCATTTCATGTCCTTCCACTACACCCTGCACGGTGGCATGGCCGGCTACTGGCTGGTCGGCTGGATCACGGCCTGCATGCTGCTGGCGCTGGTCTCCGGCGTAGTGGTGCACAAGCGCATCTTCAAGGACTTCTTCACCTTCCGCCCCGGCAAGGGCCAGCGCAGCTGGCTGGATGCGCACAACCTGAGCGCTGTGCTGACTCTGCCTTTCCTGTTCATGATCGGCTACACCGGGCTCGCATTCTTCTACAGCAGCTACCTGCCGTGGCCCGTGCATGCAACCTATGGCGATGCAGATGGCGCGTACGCGCGCTATGAAGCCGAACTGGCGCCCGCACAGCCGGTTCCGCCCGCCATCCTGGTTTCCATTGCACGACTGCCGGACCTGCCGCAATTGCTGGCGCGCGCGCAGGCCATCAGCGGGCAATCGCCGGCACAGATCATCATCCAGACGCCCGGCACCGTGCACAGCGTGGTGGAAGTGGTGGGTCGCAAACCGGTGGAAGGCGCGGAGAGGCGCCTGCTGACCGAGGCCAGTCGGATCACGTTCGATGCTGCCAGCGGCACACTGCTGCAACAGCACGCATCGCACCCGCATGGCGTGGGTGCGGCGCAGGTGCACGAGAGCATCGAAGCACTGCACAAAGCGGATTTCGGCGGTTGGCCGATGAAGTGGCTGTACTTCATCAGTGGCCTGCTGGGCACGGCGATGATCGCGATCGGTACGCTGCTGTTCTCCATCAAGCGGCGCAAGCGCAGCGAGCATGAGTTCGGTGCGCCTACGGCGGGCATCTACCGATGGATGGAAGCGTTCAATGTGGTGTCGTTGGCCGGCATCGCGCTGGCCAGCATTGTCTACTTCCATGCCAATCGCCTGCTGCCGTTGGCAATGACTGACCGTAGCGGTTGGGAGATACGCATATTCCTGCTGGCCTGGGCGGTCTCGTTGCTGCATGCCTTGTGGCGCCCGCCACGCCAGGCATGGATCGAGCAGCTGTGGCTGGCCGCGGTGCTGTGCCTGGCGCTGCCGCTGGTGAATCTGGCCACCACCGGCCAGCATCTGGTGATGTACCTGCAGCGGGGTGCGTGGCAGCAGGCCGGGGTGGAGCTCACCGCACTGGCATTCGGCCTGGTGTTGGCACGAATGGCGGTGATGCTGCAGCGGCGTTGGCCGCAGGTGCAGGAGGCGCCACGCAGCGCCAAGCCCGTGGAAGGGCGGGGCGCCGGCTATCGCTGGCAGGTGGCCGGTCGCGTGCTGGCCGCTTCGGCCGGCGGCTACGCGTTCACCGCGGCAACCGCCACCGCGCTGGCATTGGGCTTGCCTGCGCTGACCGATGTGCCGCCGGCAGTCTCCGTGCTGGCCAGCTCGCTGCTGGGGTTCGTGCTGATGGTGGCGGTGGGCGTGGGCGTATTCAGTGCCCGCAGCATGGGCAGGGCGTGGCTGGCGTTGGCCGTTGGTGGCGGCTTCATGGCGTTGTGCATAGCGTTGCTGCGGTCCGGTTCAATGTGA
- a CDS encoding TonB-dependent siderophore receptor, producing the protein MKIKRALVARAFSTGVHAKRLPLLALCISSALAAPAIAQAQPAARMQFNIPAQSLDAALRSFSEQSRQQVLFSESAVAGRRAPALTGSYTPQEALARLLEGSGVRVNATRPGVFTLAQEAAAPARSKDTQTTLQTVNVTANAPSDGSYTARELSLGKLGQSIRQTPQSVSVITRQQLDDRNLTTLDEALAQTTGVTKTARNFGNHKFSIRSFTVDDSNYLVDGVAGIVYAPVGWLPIDTAVLERVEVLRGAGGMMLGAADPSGAINMVRKRPRDQAHLDLAATVGSWDNYRLEVDGGGPLNAAGSVRGRLVAAYQDRGYFQQGTSSKAPVAYGVIDADLGADTTLTFGLRHQQSDTDGYWLFGLPRYTDGGALDIKRSTSLIQDWNRQEGTVDEAFAEAEHRFNERWKARLSVNRTESDLDQRVAVPLGGVDRATGVGSRFYDIYFNRSRVRSDGIDLHTTGSFEAFGRSHEVLLGAMWSRQRTRQSSADLAIDVPIDVYAPDHSAIAQPLQPAWDWAENARAQQSGVYSNLRLQLAEPLHLTLGGRLSWVKYQSSDGFSGARSRDYEQKHEFTPYAGLVYDLGPQWSVYASYADTFQPQSSYVTSSGSVLDPAIGANYELGVKGELNDGRLNLSAAVFSIRKTGNAVVDESDPGSCRGSLASSDCYRNGGKLRSKGFELEASGELAPGWQLMAGYTHVTSRDDEGATISAETPRHLLRLSTSYQLPGKWNAFSVGGGVSAQSSYSYPAYDDPDWRMGAAGRAVWDLRAGYRINPRWSVGLNVANLFDTRYYAMLSQIRRGNFFGEPRNVTLTLRGSL; encoded by the coding sequence ATGAAGATCAAGCGCGCACTTGTTGCCCGCGCGTTCTCTACGGGGGTACACGCCAAGCGGCTGCCGCTGCTGGCACTGTGCATTTCCAGCGCACTGGCGGCACCGGCCATCGCACAGGCCCAGCCGGCCGCGCGCATGCAGTTCAACATTCCGGCTCAATCGCTGGATGCCGCACTGCGCAGCTTCTCCGAGCAGTCCCGGCAGCAGGTGCTGTTCAGCGAATCAGCGGTGGCGGGCCGTCGCGCCCCGGCCTTGACCGGCAGCTACACGCCGCAGGAGGCACTGGCGCGTCTGCTGGAGGGTAGTGGGGTGCGTGTCAACGCCACCCGTCCGGGCGTGTTTACGCTGGCGCAGGAAGCAGCAGCACCTGCGCGCAGCAAAGACACCCAGACCACCCTGCAGACGGTGAACGTGACCGCCAATGCACCAAGCGACGGCTCCTACACGGCACGTGAGCTGAGTCTGGGCAAGCTGGGGCAGAGCATCCGCCAGACCCCGCAATCGGTCAGCGTGATTACCCGCCAGCAACTGGACGACCGCAACCTCACCACATTGGACGAAGCGCTGGCGCAGACCACGGGCGTGACCAAGACCGCCCGCAACTTCGGCAACCACAAGTTCTCGATCCGCAGCTTCACCGTGGACGACAGCAATTATCTGGTCGATGGCGTGGCCGGCATCGTCTATGCCCCCGTGGGTTGGCTGCCCATCGACACCGCCGTACTGGAGCGGGTTGAAGTGCTGCGCGGTGCCGGCGGCATGATGCTGGGCGCAGCCGACCCCAGCGGGGCGATCAACATGGTGCGCAAGCGCCCGCGCGACCAGGCCCATCTCGATCTGGCAGCAACCGTGGGCTCGTGGGACAACTATCGCCTCGAGGTCGATGGCGGCGGCCCGCTCAATGCCGCCGGCAGTGTGCGCGGCCGACTGGTTGCGGCCTACCAGGACCGTGGATACTTCCAGCAGGGCACCTCCTCGAAGGCACCGGTCGCCTATGGTGTGATCGACGCCGACCTGGGCGCGGACACAACGCTGACCTTCGGCCTGCGCCATCAGCAGAGTGACACTGACGGCTACTGGCTGTTCGGCCTGCCGCGCTACACCGACGGCGGCGCACTGGACATCAAGCGTTCCACCTCGCTCATCCAGGACTGGAACCGGCAGGAAGGCACCGTCGACGAAGCCTTCGCAGAGGCGGAGCACCGCTTCAACGAGCGCTGGAAGGCGCGCCTGTCGGTGAACCGCACCGAGTCCGACCTGGACCAGCGCGTTGCGGTTCCGCTCGGCGGGGTGGACCGCGCCACCGGCGTCGGTTCGCGCTTCTACGACATCTATTTCAACCGCTCGCGCGTGCGCAGCGATGGCATCGACCTGCACACCACCGGCAGTTTCGAAGCCTTTGGTCGCAGCCACGAGGTATTGCTGGGCGCGATGTGGTCGCGCCAGCGTACGCGGCAAAGCTCGGCGGACCTGGCCATCGACGTGCCGATCGATGTCTACGCACCGGACCACAGCGCCATTGCGCAGCCCCTCCAGCCAGCCTGGGACTGGGCGGAGAACGCCCGCGCACAGCAGAGCGGCGTGTACAGCAACCTGCGCCTGCAGCTGGCGGAGCCCCTGCACCTCACGCTGGGCGGCCGGCTGAGCTGGGTGAAGTACCAGTCCAGCGATGGCTTCAGCGGTGCCAGGAGCCGTGACTACGAACAGAAGCACGAATTCACTCCGTACGCCGGGCTTGTCTACGACCTGGGGCCGCAATGGTCGGTCTACGCCAGCTACGCCGATACCTTCCAGCCGCAGAGCTCGTATGTCACTTCCTCCGGCTCGGTGCTGGACCCGGCCATCGGCGCCAATTACGAGCTGGGCGTGAAGGGCGAATTGAACGATGGGCGCCTGAATCTTTCCGCTGCGGTGTTTTCCATCCGCAAGACCGGCAACGCCGTGGTGGACGAGTCCGACCCGGGCAGTTGCCGGGGCTCGCTGGCGTCTTCCGATTGCTACCGCAATGGCGGCAAGCTGCGCAGCAAGGGTTTTGAGCTGGAAGCCAGCGGCGAACTGGCACCGGGCTGGCAGTTGATGGCCGGCTATACCCACGTCACCAGCCGTGACGATGAGGGCGCGACCATCAGCGCCGAGACGCCCCGCCACCTGCTGCGCCTGTCGACGTCCTACCAGCTGCCCGGCAAGTGGAATGCGTTCTCCGTGGGCGGTGGCGTGTCGGCGCAGAGCAGCTACTCCTATCCGGCCTACGACGACCCGGACTGGCGTATGGGGGCGGCGGGGCGCGCCGTGTGGGACCTGCGTGCCGGCTATCGGATCAATCCGCGCTGGAGCGTTGGCCTCAACGTGGCCAACCTGTTCGATACGCGCTACTACGCCATGCTCAGCCAGATCCGCCGGGGCAACTTCTTTGGTGAACCCCGCAACGTGACGCTGACGCTGCGCGGCTCGCTGTGA
- a CDS encoding FecR family protein, with product MNDTPPAAGFDPFALHEAAAAWLVRQQDADWQPEDEAALQRWLAESEAHQQAFAEVARTWHDLGQLPRPMLASDGPAALAPTAFAAPRRDGRAWRGRSRRLPRVAAAAAVAMLALGYVGYGWYTAPSYVQDVATGAGEIRDLQLPDGSRISLNARSSLAVHFYRSRREVVLSQGEAFFEVAPAADRPFTVDAQRSRVTVIGTAFNVRNAPGEVVVKVLHGHVRVQPDRAEGTAPLSLHAEQGLAVATFTAAYRPIAANAESIGGWRNGRLVFRRTPLDEVVQEVGQYLGHPVTLGQPGLKFLPVSGYAATDAPAIFLEALPDLLPVQVTRNAQGGYRIDERPVTR from the coding sequence ATGAACGACACTCCTCCTGCCGCAGGTTTCGATCCGTTTGCCCTGCATGAGGCGGCTGCTGCGTGGCTGGTGCGCCAGCAGGATGCGGACTGGCAGCCGGAAGATGAGGCGGCCCTGCAGCGGTGGCTGGCCGAGAGCGAAGCGCACCAGCAGGCATTCGCCGAGGTGGCCAGAACCTGGCACGACCTGGGCCAGCTGCCGCGCCCCATGCTGGCCTCGGACGGGCCTGCGGCGCTCGCACCAACGGCATTTGCAGCTCCGCGACGGGACGGCAGGGCGTGGCGTGGGCGGTCGCGGCGCCTGCCACGCGTTGCGGCGGCTGCGGCCGTGGCGATGCTGGCCCTGGGTTACGTCGGCTACGGTTGGTACACCGCGCCCAGCTATGTGCAGGACGTGGCCACTGGCGCGGGCGAGATCCGTGACCTGCAACTGCCGGATGGCTCGCGGATTTCGCTCAATGCACGCAGCTCGCTGGCCGTGCACTTCTATCGATCCCGTCGTGAAGTCGTGCTCAGCCAGGGCGAGGCGTTCTTCGAGGTCGCCCCGGCGGCCGACCGGCCCTTCACCGTGGATGCGCAGCGCAGCCGGGTGACAGTGATTGGCACGGCCTTCAACGTGCGCAATGCGCCCGGCGAAGTCGTGGTCAAGGTGCTGCATGGGCACGTGCGGGTACAGCCGGATCGGGCCGAGGGCACCGCGCCGCTCAGCCTGCACGCCGAACAGGGCCTGGCCGTTGCCACGTTTACAGCCGCCTATCGCCCCATTGCGGCAAACGCAGAGAGCATCGGCGGCTGGCGCAACGGGCGCCTGGTGTTCCGGCGTACCCCGCTGGACGAAGTGGTGCAGGAAGTCGGGCAGTATCTGGGCCATCCCGTCACGCTGGGCCAGCCCGGGCTGAAGTTCCTGCCCGTCTCCGGGTACGCAGCCACCGATGCCCCGGCCATTTTCCTGGAGGCGTTGCCGGATCTGTTGCCTGTGCAGGTGACCCGCAATGCCCAGGGCGGCTATCGCATCGACGAACGGCCTGTGACCCGCTGA
- a CDS encoding RNA polymerase sigma factor, with the protein MPIADPCNGDTVPALGRDTAEDMEGPDASSVAAARPDAGSTATGGILAKAYERWRRPILRSLTRFRGSVVDSEDALHDGAVKWIAAHPALDSCDKQGAYLRRTVMNTVADEYREHHAGRRLQVMPLADAEEAGHVMAGDESQCPLQVTAQRQRLQRLAEALSELPERQREAFVLSRFDGLTQEDVAARMQISRRMVVKHLSRAVAYCEVRVRHASLAQMQALHRPTGAGDAVPASDADLSCR; encoded by the coding sequence GTGCCGATCGCAGATCCCTGCAACGGGGATACCGTGCCTGCGCTAGGTCGCGACACGGCGGAGGATATGGAGGGGCCCGACGCATCATCGGTTGCGGCAGCTCGCCCGGATGCCGGCAGCACCGCCACTGGCGGCATCCTGGCCAAGGCCTATGAGCGTTGGCGGCGACCGATACTGCGCAGCCTTACCCGCTTCAGAGGCAGCGTCGTCGACAGCGAGGACGCGCTGCACGACGGTGCGGTGAAGTGGATCGCGGCCCATCCGGCGCTCGATTCCTGTGACAAGCAGGGCGCCTATCTCCGGCGGACGGTGATGAACACCGTGGCCGACGAATACCGCGAACATCATGCCGGCCGCCGCCTTCAGGTCATGCCTCTGGCAGACGCTGAGGAAGCCGGCCACGTGATGGCCGGCGATGAATCACAGTGCCCGTTGCAGGTCACTGCACAACGGCAGCGCCTGCAGCGCCTGGCGGAAGCGCTTTCCGAACTGCCCGAGCGTCAGCGCGAGGCCTTCGTGCTCAGCCGCTTTGATGGCTTGACCCAGGAAGACGTGGCTGCCCGCATGCAGATCTCCCGGCGCATGGTGGTCAAGCATCTGTCGCGTGCGGTTGCCTACTGCGAAGTGCGGGTACGCCATGCATCCCTGGCGCAGATGCAGGCACTGCATCGGCCAACCGGGGCGGGCGATGCAGTGCCTGCCTCTGATGCTGATCTCTCCTGCCGATGA
- a CDS encoding S1 family peptidase yields MRRWLFLALAVLPLGAGAVVIRDDVDDAKYRIEASAFPALADMPGEGHGVLIAPGWVLTAAHAAPMEGMGATIAINGKSYGVARVFLHPGFKRMPDALGKEAMATGSPSRIHAFLATSDDIALIRLAAPASDVLPVALYRGTGEAGQAAALIGKGATGNGATGLVPNGLHRTTLRRAYNAITGGNERYLWYRFDRPPQGLPLEGVLGNGDSGGPLLIEDQGAWKLVGLGSWITAVPEHALEAGFYGQVVYNVRVSRYIDWIEDVMCRNGGACRQP; encoded by the coding sequence ATGAGACGCTGGCTCTTCCTGGCGCTCGCCGTGCTTCCACTCGGCGCCGGCGCGGTTGTCATCCGCGATGATGTCGATGATGCGAAGTACCGTATTGAAGCATCGGCGTTCCCGGCGCTGGCCGACATGCCAGGCGAGGGCCACGGTGTCCTCATCGCCCCCGGATGGGTGCTGACCGCGGCCCATGCAGCGCCGATGGAAGGGATGGGTGCAACCATCGCCATCAACGGGAAGAGCTACGGCGTTGCTCGGGTTTTCCTGCATCCAGGCTTCAAACGAATGCCGGACGCCTTGGGCAAGGAGGCCATGGCAACGGGAAGTCCCTCCAGGATCCACGCCTTCCTGGCCACGTCGGACGATATCGCGCTGATCAGGCTGGCAGCGCCAGCCAGCGATGTGCTACCGGTAGCGCTCTATCGGGGAACGGGCGAGGCCGGGCAGGCTGCAGCCCTGATCGGGAAGGGCGCTACCGGCAACGGCGCCACGGGCCTGGTGCCGAACGGGTTGCATCGCACGACCCTGCGCCGGGCGTACAACGCCATCACCGGCGGCAACGAACGCTACCTCTGGTACCGGTTCGATCGGCCGCCGCAGGGCCTGCCGCTTGAAGGCGTACTCGGCAACGGCGACAGCGGTGGCCCGCTGTTGATCGAGGATCAAGGTGCGTGGAAGCTGGTTGGCCTTGGGTCCTGGATCACTGCCGTTCCCGAGCACGCCCTTGAAGCGGGCTTCTATGGCCAGGTGGTCTACAACGTTCGCGTGTCCCGCTACATCGACTGGATCGAGGACGTGATGTGCCGCAACGGCGGTGCCTGCCGTCAGCCGTGA
- a CDS encoding serine hydrolase domain-containing protein, producing MTVRNRRWLNAFALSAALLGAGCSAGKATPKDLGADIDQVAQTLIEQPLLHAASIGVVYRGRTFIRHRGDMETGKPGPPTDATVYEIGSLSKTLAGTLMANAVLEGRLGLEDDIRMYLQGDYPNLQYQGHPIRVRHLLSHTSGLPNMLPERANTVLEDFTDHRTPAELNAIYAGYGKADFLRDLHAVQIPRMPGKEYAYSSVGTQLSAHILERVHQRDYEPLLRDFFRDSAGMTGVRINLGDAETPRLAVGYHSDNPLPTTPMPQLPWGASGNVKATVPDMVKYLQFELANGPVVKESHRTLATFDDDFSIGYFWNIVSGDDRKGVYYAHHGGVPRSQCYIYIVPKHDLGIFVITNQSGDQTARAMEAAIDTLVERIAAREQLADDGASQPH from the coding sequence ATGACCGTTCGAAACCGACGGTGGCTCAACGCCTTCGCCCTGTCCGCCGCCCTGCTTGGCGCAGGCTGCTCCGCCGGAAAGGCTACGCCGAAGGATCTGGGGGCGGACATCGACCAGGTCGCGCAGACTTTGATCGAGCAACCGCTGCTGCATGCTGCCTCCATCGGAGTGGTGTACCGGGGCAGGACTTTCATCCGCCATCGCGGTGACATGGAAACCGGCAAGCCAGGGCCGCCCACCGACGCAACCGTTTACGAAATCGGCTCGTTGAGCAAGACCCTGGCCGGCACCCTGATGGCCAACGCGGTCCTGGAAGGCAGGCTGGGCCTGGAGGATGACATCCGCATGTACCTGCAGGGCGACTATCCGAACCTGCAGTACCAGGGCCACCCCATCCGCGTCCGCCACCTGCTGTCGCATACCAGTGGCCTGCCGAACATGCTGCCGGAACGTGCGAACACGGTGCTGGAGGATTTCACCGACCACCGCACACCGGCTGAACTCAACGCGATCTACGCAGGCTACGGCAAGGCCGATTTCCTGAGGGACCTGCATGCCGTGCAGATTCCGCGGATGCCGGGGAAAGAGTACGCGTACTCCAGCGTCGGCACGCAGCTTTCCGCGCACATTCTGGAACGGGTCCATCAGCGTGACTACGAGCCGCTGCTGCGTGACTTCTTCCGTGATTCGGCCGGCATGACGGGCGTCAGGATCAACCTGGGCGATGCCGAAACGCCACGGCTGGCCGTCGGTTACCACAGCGACAATCCGCTACCGACCACGCCGATGCCGCAGCTGCCATGGGGCGCTTCCGGAAACGTGAAGGCAACCGTCCCCGACATGGTGAAGTACCTTCAGTTCGAGCTGGCCAACGGTCCCGTTGTAAAGGAATCACACCGTACGCTGGCCACGTTCGACGACGACTTCAGCATCGGCTATTTCTGGAACATCGTTTCCGGCGACGATCGGAAGGGCGTGTACTACGCCCACCACGGTGGCGTGCCACGCTCCCAGTGCTACATCTACATCGTGCCGAAGCATGATCTTGGCATCTTCGTCATCACCAACCAGAGCGGCGACCAGACCGCGCGGGCCATGGAGGCAGCGATCGATACGCTGGTCGAGAGAATTGCTGCACGGGAGCAGCTCGCGGATGATGGGGCGTCGCAACCACACTAA
- a CDS encoding ABC transporter ATP-binding protein, with translation MACNAAASPQIAMLYHIIQGAMDRRRRAAGTTSMTKIAVPPPVAEILAAYWKADRRLLLLIAGSVLLSSLAGVAAPYLFSRLIDRLPIDGVNALAWGFLLYAVVLGVGSALQNTVQYLSFLSGENLGFITSTRYFARLLKKTNSFFLDHNPAELQSAGEKGRGALKIIVQLGLVAFIPSALQILLTLVTLGALINLQVVVIVLAYGTVAVTLSAIATRRARIHREAAVEAGQQNARFVGNAMNAMETLRQFGGSAWMVQRFERKAQDVRDSWRAYVLQRIGFIALLGICLAVEFIVTFHLLLPRYQSGALSVGDIVLFNLLLLQLNMPFEMIARSIDDVARSWSMLGPLSTLWAAPEERQVAHAQRFAGGNGRLEFQRVSHRYGNGRGVDDVCFQAGRGGITFLMGPTGSGKSTLFKLALKSIDPQRGRILVDGVELSDIDRAAWHAAVAVVPQDVILLNESLADNILLGRARDDGRLRHAARRAAILPLIEALPEGLETTVGERGLKLSGGERQRIAIARALYGEPAILFLDEASSALDEATEREIMDHIRAIAGDVTVVAITHRRSIVTATDRLIDLGEGHQGGAGALSASG, from the coding sequence GTGGCCTGCAACGCGGCTGCGTCGCCCCAGATAGCGATGTTATATCATATCATTCAAGGGGCAATGGACAGGCGCCGTCGGGCTGCTGGGACGACATCAATGACGAAGATCGCAGTTCCGCCGCCTGTTGCCGAGATCCTGGCGGCGTACTGGAAGGCTGACCGTAGGCTCCTGCTGCTGATCGCCGGCAGTGTCCTGCTATCCAGTCTTGCAGGTGTTGCAGCGCCGTACCTGTTCTCGCGCCTGATCGACCGCCTGCCCATCGATGGAGTCAACGCGCTGGCGTGGGGATTCCTGCTCTACGCCGTCGTGCTGGGCGTGGGCAGTGCCTTGCAGAACACGGTGCAGTACCTGTCGTTCCTCAGTGGCGAGAATCTGGGCTTCATCACCAGCACCCGCTACTTCGCCCGCCTGTTGAAGAAGACCAACAGCTTCTTCCTGGACCACAACCCCGCCGAGCTGCAATCGGCCGGGGAAAAAGGCCGTGGCGCACTGAAGATCATCGTGCAGCTTGGGCTGGTTGCCTTCATTCCCAGTGCGTTGCAGATCCTGCTGACCCTGGTGACGCTGGGTGCATTGATCAACCTGCAGGTGGTGGTGATCGTGCTGGCTTACGGCACGGTGGCGGTCACGCTCTCGGCCATTGCCACCCGCCGTGCCCGCATCCATCGCGAAGCCGCCGTCGAAGCCGGGCAGCAGAATGCCCGTTTCGTTGGCAACGCCATGAACGCCATGGAAACGCTGCGCCAGTTCGGCGGCAGCGCCTGGATGGTGCAGCGCTTCGAGCGGAAGGCCCAGGACGTGCGTGACAGCTGGCGCGCCTACGTGCTGCAGCGGATAGGCTTCATCGCCCTGCTGGGCATCTGCCTCGCAGTGGAGTTCATCGTGACCTTCCATCTGCTGCTGCCGCGCTACCAGAGTGGGGCGCTCAGCGTCGGCGACATCGTCCTGTTCAATCTGCTGCTGCTCCAGCTGAACATGCCGTTCGAGATGATTGCCCGTTCCATCGACGACGTCGCGCGCTCCTGGAGCATGCTGGGCCCGCTTTCAACCCTGTGGGCGGCGCCCGAAGAACGGCAGGTGGCCCATGCCCAGCGCTTCGCCGGAGGCAATGGCCGGCTCGAGTTCCAGCGGGTCAGCCATCGCTACGGCAACGGGCGCGGGGTGGACGATGTCTGCTTCCAGGCCGGGCGGGGCGGCATCACCTTCCTGATGGGGCCCACCGGGTCGGGGAAGTCGACGCTGTTCAAGCTGGCCCTGAAGTCGATCGATCCCCAGCGTGGCCGGATTCTCGTGGATGGCGTCGAACTGTCCGATATCGACCGTGCTGCGTGGCATGCCGCGGTCGCGGTGGTTCCCCAGGACGTCATCCTGCTCAATGAAAGCCTGGCCGACAACATCCTGCTGGGGCGTGCGCGTGATGATGGCCGGCTGCGGCATGCCGCACGCAGGGCCGCGATCCTGCCATTGATCGAGGCGTTGCCCGAGGGGCTGGAGACCACGGTGGGCGAGCGTGGCCTGAAGCTTTCCGGCGGGGAGCGGCAGCGCATCGCAATCGCGCGTGCGCTGTATGGTGAACCGGCAATCCTGTTCCTGGACGAAGCAAGCTCTGCCCTGGATGAAGCCACCGAGCGCGAGATCATGGACCACATCCGTGCCATTGCCGGTGACGTCACCGTCGTGGCCATCACCCACCGGCGCAGCATCGTGACCGCGACCGATCGGCTGATCGATCTCGGGGAGGGCCATCAAGGCGGGGCAGGGGCGCTTTCCGCCTCCGGGTGA